The sequence below is a genomic window from Anaerocolumna chitinilytica.
CGCCATTAATTTATTTATCTTTTCAGGTTGATAAGTTCCTCTAATAAAGTATCTGAAGTTGTAATAATTTTTGAGTTCGCCTGGAATCCTCTCTGGGTAGTAATCATTTCGGTAAACTCAGAAGCAAGATCCACATTGGACATCTCTAAAACACCGGTAGTGAAGCTTCCGCCGTCGCTGCTGACATCATGTCCGATACCATCAAATTTACCGGAGTTTTGTGTCTCTGCAAACATGTTACCACCCTTAGCCTCAAGACCAGCCGGATTTGAGAATGATGCTACCGCTATCTGTCCTAAAAGTCTATTGTCTCCATTATCATAACTACCATAAATTTTACCGGAGGTATCAACACTAAGGCCTGTCATATGTCCGGCTTTACGGCCTTTACCAAGCCCGTCTAAATCACCGGGTGTAGAGCTTAAGGTTGTATTACCGCTGCCTGCAAACATGGTAATCGTAGAGAAATCTATATTAATATCTGAGAAATGATTGGTTGCTGTTGACATACCCGAAATCATTTTGATAGACTTACCAGTTGCTGAGGCATCAGCTCCAATCCCATGAAATTTACCAGTTGTAGGATCAAATGAAAGAACCGGTGGAGTATCCAATGTAACAGCTCCTGTAGCTGAATCCACTGTATAAGAACTGTTTCCAAATTTAAAAGTTGATAACTCTGCTCCAGATTTAGTATAATTACCACTAGCATCTTTTGTTACTAAAATAGATTTTCCTTTTGAATCTGTAATATCTACTAATTGAACCGTATAATCATGAGTATCAGTTGCACTTACCTGATTTAATTTCAGCGTAGCATTATAACTTTGACCGAGATTATCATAAAAAGATACAGTAACAGTTTTTCCTGAAGCTCCATAGGCAATCTGTGTATCCTTGCTGTCAATATTACCTGAGATATAGGAATTCGTTGTAGCTACCGGCGCAGAATACTGATTCTCCGGTGCCATAATCCTCAAAGGAGACACCATGTCTGCAACTGTTCTTGTAGGGTCCTTAGGATCTACCTGCCATCCCATAACCGTAGCACCACTTGAAGTACAAAGAGTTCCGTCGGCGTCAACCTTAAAATCTCCGGCTTTTGTGAAATAATTAGTTCCTCCCTGATTAACTACAAAGAATGAATCTCCGTTAATCATAATATCAAAGGGATTATCTGTTCTCTGAGCACCACCATTCTTTGTAATGGATGACACAATGGATGATACTGTACTTCCTAGACCAATCTGCATACCATTCTGTCCAGCCGCTCCTGTTGCTTCATTCGGTCCGGTAGCACTCTGTATTGTTTGGTAGAATATATCCGAGAAAGCTACTCTGCTGGATTTATAACCAACTGTGTTTACATTTGCAATATTATTACCGATTACATCCATTTTAGTCTGGTGAACACTCAATCCGGAAATACCGGAGTACAATGATCTCATCATAATGAAATGACCTCCTTATTATTGTGCCTAGATTTGTCCTCTCTGTCAGTCAAGGACTTAAAATGCCTCCCTAAGGTCCGGCATATTACATAATTACGGCACCATCAATATTTGTAAAAATCTTATCTTCCCCTTCATCAAGCGCTGTTATAACGGTACTGTTCTTAACATTCACAATAAAAGCTATATTGTCTACCATTACAAGTGACTCTGAAATTCCTTTTTCCTGCGCTTTTTTTGTCCCTTCTGACAGTTTTTCTAACTGTTTCTCTGACAACTCAATATTCCGATTCTGCAGCCTCTCATTAGCATGCTTAGAGAATTTCAACTCTGTGTTTTGCTTGGTATATTGATTTTCAAGAATTTTACTAAAGGAATTCTCCGGTGCCACCTGCTTTACCGGCAGTGGTTTTTTTTGTAACAGCTGCCCTGTCATCTGCTCGATGGTAGTAAATTTTGTTTGAGAGATATGATTCATATTAACCTCTTTCTATGCTCACGTCCATGTGAACATTATGGAAGATTGTTTAAATGTCCTTTATCATAACCTTTACAGCTAAGGCCTCCGTTCCATTGCTGTTACATCTTTTGTATCTGTTCTTCAATCCTGTCTGATCCATCTGTCGTACTTCAGATTATGGGGTAGGGGTTGTTGTTCCTGTTCCCTTTACTGTAATACTAACCTGGTTTGATATGGTTGTATAGTTCGCATCATTAAACATGATAGTTGGTTTATATGTACCATTATCCAGTTTTGCTAAAGCTTCTTTGCTGATAGTAACCTTCGTTCCGTCCAAAGTAACATATTTGGTATCAATCACAGTGTTATTAATAATAACTGCTACGTCCGTTGCGACCGTCTGACCTGAACCTAAATTAACGGTAAAACTGATATCTTTCTGATTATCCTTATCAAAGGTCTCATCCACTTTCTTAGTAAGATAAGGGAGTCCCTTTTCCAATACAAATTCACCGGAGAGAACTGTTGAAACCTGATCCATTGAATAAAGATTTCCATTTACAGATAACTTTGCAGATCCATTGGCTATAACCACATAATCTACACGTCCGTTGGTCGTTGTGGTTTTACCGGCAGAATCGGTAGCGGATACCTCCACTTGGGCACCAACAAGTCCGAAGGCCTGATTATTGGCTGTCGTGCTGTTCAGATTCTGCATCTGTTCCAATTGTGAAAAAGTTGCTAACTGTTGAACAAATTGCGTATCCGTACTAGGATTTAACGGATCCTGATATTTCATCTGAGCAACTAAAAGCTGCAGAAATGCATTTTTATCAAGAGAGGATGTACCTGAAGTGCTTGTGGTAGTTGTTTTTGAAGATGTGTTATCAACAACTTTACCATCTTTAACTGGTAAAACACTACTCATAGATTGATTATATCCTTTCTGGTACTGTGAGAACATGTCTCAATTATCACATTACCCATATTAGTAATCCTGCTTTGCTATGTTACAATTACTTTATGCAGTATAATTTACACTGCTGGTGCTCTGTTCCAATCCTACAAGGTTTACGGAATCTTCTTTCGCGGAATCAAGAGTTGTGTCGTTAAGCTCATCTAATCCTTTAAATACTCTATTTCTGGGCTTCTCCTGATTTTCACCGCCTGTACTATTCTGAAATCCTTGTTCCCTTTGGTCAAAAGCTGAATAAGAAACAGTAACTTCTACATTTTCAACCTTCAAACCTTGATTATTCAGGTTTTCCTTAAATGTTTGGAGCTGACTTTCAATTGCTTCTTTTGTAGTCTCAGAGCCGGTTACGAATTTGGCTGTTAAAACACCTTCTTTTGAGACAACAACAAGATTAATTTTCCCAAGATTCTCAGGGTTTAATTGAAGCTCCATAGAGGTTTGATCCGGCTTAATATTAATGCGGATAGCATCTAGTATCTGGCTGGTTATTTCTCTGATTTGCTGCGCTTTCGATAATTGATTTGTAAATAGTGCTTCTTCACTACCTGAATTTACCGCCAGATTGTGAATAAGAAGCTCGGTAGCATTTAGGTTTTGCTCTGCCTTTTGACTGCCGGTTTTGTTCTCTTCATTGGAACGTTTACTCTCTGTCTGTACTGTTTTAACTACCGTGATATCAATTTCTTTTTCTGGTTTTGCAATATCATTTACATTCGTATTTGATTCTGTTTGAATATCAGGAATCAGCTTGTTTTCCGCCGCAGCCGGTTGGGTTAATACGGAAAGCTGTTCTTTTGATATGGAGAATTGATTTTTGATGGTATCACATACATTCATCAGCTCTTTCAGTGAATTCCCTAAACCATCTTGCGTTAAAAAGGCTGACATATCCTCATTGTTACTTACCTTTAAAAGAAATTGCTTGAGATTATTAACATCGAGCAGACTAAGGGGGGTAAAACCAAGAGATTCTAATGCTTTATTAAGATCCTCTTCGGAAATCCCTAGTTTTTGTCCAACTCCGTTCTTAATCGCATTCAGAAGTTCCTGTATATTGATATTATTGATATCAATAAGCTTCGTATCCTCAGATTTCATTGAGAGATTTTTGTCATCTGAAACTGTTTCAGGTGTATTTCCTGACTGAACGACATTCTCAGCCGGCTTGGCATTATCTGTCTTCGTTTCTATTACATTGTCCTGCTTATCAGGTTTAATGGGAGTTTTATCCTGACCGGAATTAACATCATCACTCACCTTTACATCCTGCTTACTGGCATTGGCATCTTTACTCCCTGCAGTTTTCACAGTGCTGGCACTATTGCTTGCATCTGCTTTACCTGTATTCAGATTGCCGAAGATAATATCTTCGAAAGATTTTTTACCGCTGCTTGCTGTTGTTTTTGATTGTGCGCCACTTGTACGTGCGGTATACCGTTCGATAAATCCAGCTTTAACATTCTGCATCATACCTTTTCCT
It includes:
- a CDS encoding flagellar hook protein FlgE, which produces MMRSLYSGISGLSVHQTKMDVIGNNIANVNTVGYKSSRVAFSDIFYQTIQSATGPNEATGAAGQNGMQIGLGSTVSSIVSSITKNGGAQRTDNPFDIMINGDSFFVVNQGGTNYFTKAGDFKVDADGTLCTSSGATVMGWQVDPKDPTRTVADMVSPLRIMAPENQYSAPVATTNSYISGNIDSKDTQIAYGASGKTVTVSFYDNLGQSYNATLKLNQVSATDTHDYTVQLVDITDSKGKSILVTKDASGNYTKSGAELSTFKFGNSSYTVDSATGAVTLDTPPVLSFDPTTGKFHGIGADASATGKSIKMISGMSTATNHFSDINIDFSTITMFAGSGNTTLSSTPGDLDGLGKGRKAGHMTGLSVDTSGKIYGSYDNGDNRLLGQIAVASFSNPAGLEAKGGNMFAETQNSGKFDGIGHDVSSDGGSFTTGVLEMSNVDLASEFTEMITTQRGFQANSKIITTSDTLLEELINLKR
- a CDS encoding TIGR02530 family flagellar biosynthesis protein, which encodes MNHISQTKFTTIEQMTGQLLQKKPLPVKQVAPENSFSKILENQYTKQNTELKFSKHANERLQNRNIELSEKQLEKLSEGTKKAQEKGISESLVMVDNIAFIVNVKNSTVITALDEGEDKIFTNIDGAVIM
- a CDS encoding flagellar hook capping FlgD N-terminal domain-containing protein — translated: MSSVLPVKDGKVVDNTSSKTTTTSTSGTSSLDKNAFLQLLVAQMKYQDPLNPSTDTQFVQQLATFSQLEQMQNLNSTTANNQAFGLVGAQVEVSATDSAGKTTTTNGRVDYVVIANGSAKLSVNGNLYSMDQVSTVLSGEFVLEKGLPYLTKKVDETFDKDNQKDISFTVNLGSGQTVATDVAVIINNTVIDTKYVTLDGTKVTISKEALAKLDNGTYKPTIMFNDANYTTISNQVSITVKGTGTTTPTP
- a CDS encoding flagellar hook-length control protein FliK; this translates as MMQNVKAGFIERYTARTSGAQSKTTASSGKKSFEDIIFGNLNTGKADASNSASTVKTAGSKDANASKQDVKVSDDVNSGQDKTPIKPDKQDNVIETKTDNAKPAENVVQSGNTPETVSDDKNLSMKSEDTKLIDINNINIQELLNAIKNGVGQKLGISEEDLNKALESLGFTPLSLLDVNNLKQFLLKVSNNEDMSAFLTQDGLGNSLKELMNVCDTIKNQFSISKEQLSVLTQPAAAENKLIPDIQTESNTNVNDIAKPEKEIDITVVKTVQTESKRSNEENKTGSQKAEQNLNATELLIHNLAVNSGSEEALFTNQLSKAQQIREITSQILDAIRINIKPDQTSMELQLNPENLGKINLVVVSKEGVLTAKFVTGSETTKEAIESQLQTFKENLNNQGLKVENVEVTVSYSAFDQREQGFQNSTGGENQEKPRNRVFKGLDELNDTTLDSAKEDSVNLVGLEQSTSSVNYTA